A region of Moorena producens PAL-8-15-08-1 DNA encodes the following proteins:
- a CDS encoding plasmid mobilization protein, with amino-acid sequence MTIQNTEKMKDKKLIVRVTEFEKRQLKQEADKRGMTPSELIRSLIARFPIPQDS; translated from the coding sequence ATGACAATCCAAAATACCGAAAAGATGAAAGATAAAAAGTTGATAGTCAGAGTAACTGAATTTGAAAAACGACAATTAAAACAGGAGGCCGATAAGAGAGGGATGACACCCTCTGAGTTGATTAGAAGCTTGATAGCTCGTTTCCCTATCCCCCAGGATTCCTAA
- a CDS encoding RNA-guided endonuclease InsQ/TnpB family protein, with product MRYAYQYRLRLAKSQIAKVEKWLDMLRHQYNYLLADRFNWFEQNRCPINSCPLVCHLPDLRNNPDYFSQKKTLPQLKKDRPWYSYIHAHVLQDCVKRVDLAFKRFLKGDSNGKKSGRPRFKSKNRYKSFTFPSLSKNPINGNILTLPKFGKVKIIYHRPIPEGFKIKTATITRKADGYYVTLSIQDDSVPEVIPVDSVENPIGIDMGLKSFLVKSDGSEVPIPQYYRKAQKRLKKIQKVVSRSKKGSNNRKKAVSKLGKAHKRVADTRKDFHFKTAKGLLNNHDLVAHEKLNIKGLAKTKLAKSILDAGWGQFLSILSVKALNAGLITKAVNPRNTSQNCSNCGTKVPKKLKDRIHSCPHCGFTADRDVNAAINILNLAVGRPVSSKACRVTEGIPGVGKKPALSR from the coding sequence ATGAGATATGCATATCAATACCGATTAAGACTAGCAAAGTCGCAAATTGCAAAAGTAGAGAAATGGCTGGACATGTTGCGTCATCAGTACAACTATTTGTTGGCAGACAGGTTTAATTGGTTTGAGCAGAATCGCTGTCCTATTAATTCTTGTCCCCTTGTTTGTCATTTACCAGATCTAAGAAATAACCCTGACTACTTTTCCCAGAAGAAAACTCTACCTCAGCTAAAGAAAGATAGACCTTGGTATAGTTATATTCACGCTCACGTATTACAGGATTGCGTAAAGAGAGTAGATCTGGCTTTTAAGCGGTTTCTTAAGGGAGATAGTAATGGGAAAAAGAGCGGAAGACCTCGATTTAAAAGTAAAAATAGATACAAGTCGTTTACTTTTCCTTCTCTATCCAAGAATCCTATAAATGGCAACATCTTGACTCTTCCAAAATTTGGCAAAGTCAAGATAATTTATCACCGACCTATCCCAGAAGGATTCAAAATCAAAACAGCTACCATAACCCGAAAGGCTGATGGCTACTATGTTACGTTGTCAATCCAAGATGATAGTGTTCCAGAGGTTATCCCAGTAGATAGCGTTGAAAATCCCATTGGGATAGATATGGGTCTCAAGTCTTTTCTTGTTAAGTCTGATGGTTCAGAGGTACCAATACCCCAATACTATCGAAAGGCTCAAAAACGGCTAAAGAAGATCCAAAAAGTTGTTAGTCGGTCTAAAAAAGGTAGTAACAACAGGAAAAAGGCTGTTAGCAAATTAGGCAAAGCCCATAAAAGAGTTGCTGACACTCGGAAAGACTTTCATTTTAAAACAGCAAAGGGATTACTAAACAATCATGATTTAGTAGCTCATGAAAAGTTGAACATTAAAGGTTTAGCGAAAACTAAATTAGCTAAATCTATATTAGATGCTGGTTGGGGTCAATTTCTGTCTATCTTATCAGTCAAAGCCTTAAATGCTGGACTAATCACGAAGGCAGTGAATCCCAGAAATACCAGCCAAAACTGTTCCAATTGTGGAACGAAAGTCCCTAAAAAATTAAAAGACCGCATCCATTCTTGTCCTCACTGTGGGTTTACAGCGGATCGTGATGTGAATGCGGCAATAAACATATTGAATTTGGCGGTGGGGCGTCCCGTCAGCAGTAAAGCTTGCCGAGTAACCGAAGGGATACCTGGTGTTGGCAAGAAGCCCGCGTTGTCCCGTTAG